Proteins encoded within one genomic window of Candidatus Omnitrophota bacterium:
- the ispD gene encoding 2-C-methyl-D-erythritol 4-phosphate cytidylyltransferase has protein sequence MYITAIVLAAGKGLRLKTKLSKPLIKVNSRPLIIYCLDTLSKHPAIGDIIVVANRRNLKDISRQIRRYRIGKIKDIVLGGRLRRVSVANGLRAIDKECSLVMVHDSARPFIDKKTISSLIKTAARYGAAIVGVPVKATIKSVKCQVSGVRCGFLVKKTLDRDNLWEVQTPQVFKKGLILKAYKKFGNTDVTDDASLVEKLGRQVRVVEGSYFNIKITTPEDLVLAEAILKSHKL, from the coding sequence ATGTATATTACTGCAATAGTCCTTGCCGCGGGAAAGGGTTTAAGGTTAAAGACAAAGCTCTCCAAACCGCTTATTAAAGTTAATTCCCGTCCGCTTATAATTTACTGTTTAGATACATTAAGTAAGCATCCGGCGATCGGGGATATTATCGTAGTAGCCAACCGCAGGAATTTAAAAGATATCTCCCGCCAGATAAGGCGCTACCGCATAGGTAAGATAAAAGATATAGTTTTGGGAGGGCGGCTACGCCGGGTATCCGTGGCGAATGGCCTTCGGGCAATAGATAAAGAGTGCAGCCTAGTTATGGTTCATGACAGCGCCCGGCCTTTTATTGATAAAAAAACCATCTCTTCGTTGATAAAAACAGCAGCAAGGTATGGCGCTGCGATTGTGGGCGTGCCGGTGAAAGCTACTATTAAAAGTGTCAAGTGTCAGGTGTCAGGTGTCAGGTGCGGATTTTTAGTGAAGAAGACATTGGATAGAGATAATCTTTGGGAGGTACAGACGCCGCAGGTTTTTAAAAAGGGCCTGATACTAAAGGCGTATAAAAAATTCGGCAACACTGATGTTACTGATGATGCCTCTCTAGTAGAGAAGCTGGGCAGGCAGGTAAGAGTGGTAGAGGGTTCATATTTTAATATCAAGATAACCACGCCTGAAGATTTGGTATTAGCTGAAGCAATTTTAAAAAGCCATAAGCTTTAA